The Terriglobus roseus region ATGACGCAACATCGACTTCGGCGTGAACACAATCAACGGCTTGCGATACTCGCTCATCGCCTGACGACGCAGCAGATGGAAGTACTGCGCAGCATTCGACGGCTGCGTCACATACATGTTGTCCGTTGCGCAAAGCTGCAGATAACGCTCAATGCGTGCCGACGAATGTTCCGGACCCTGGCCTTCATAGCCATGCGGCAAGAGCAGAACCACACCGCTCAGCAGGCCCCACTTCGCTTCGCCTGCAGCAATGAACTGGTCCATGATGATCTGCGCACCGTTGGCGAAATCGCCAAACTGCGCTTCCCACAGTACCAGTGCTTCGGGATAATCGCGTGCATAACCATACTCAAAACCAAGCACACCAGCTTCACTCAGCATTGAGTTGTACGCTTCAAACTGCCCTTGCTTGTCCGAGATGTGTTGCAGCGGCGACCATCGCTTCTCCGTCTCGGTATCGGTGAAGAAGCTATGGCGCTGGTTGAACGTGCCGCGCTGCGAATCCTGTCCGGAGAGACGCACAGGCGTTCCCTTCTCCAGCAGCGATGCATACGCCACAAGCTCTGCCGTGCCGTAATCAAACGGCTTGGCTCCATTGCCCATCTCTTCGCGCTGCTTCAGCAGAGCCTTGATCTTCGGATGGATGTTGAAGCCTTCTGGTGTCTTCAACAGAAGCTGAGTCAGCCGCGTGATTTCCTCCGCAAGCAGGCCCGTCTTCGTGGGCTCATCCGCAGGCAGATAACCACCCTTGTAGTTATCCCAATACTTCGGCAGCGACGACAGATGCGGCACATGCTGTGCCTGCTTGCCCTCTGCCTGGTCAGCAAGAAACTTTTCGCTGATCTGCTTGATCTCTGCCGTTGCATCCACGCCAATGCGCTCTGCATAGCTCTTGTAGAGCACCGGCGTTTCCTTGATCTTGGCGTAGCGACGCGGCTGCGTCACGGTAGGATCATCCACTTCAGAATGGCCGTGGCGACGATAGCCGATGAGATCGACAACAACATCGGAAGCAAACGTGGAACGATACTCTGCTGCAATCGCAGCCACACGCACCACAGCATCCGGATCTTCCGCATTCACATGGAAGATGGGAATTGGCAAACGCTTCGCCATATCAGTAGCAAACCGAGACGAGTTCGACTCCTGCGGCTCCGCAGTAAATCCAAGCAGATTGTTCACAACAATCTGAATCGTGCCGCCCACGGTGTAACCAGTGATCGTGGCAAGATCCAGCGTCTCTGCCCAGATGCCTTGTCCTGCAAACGCCGCATCACCGTGAATGATGATGGGCAGAACCTTCTTTACGCCGTCATCACCAATGCGAACTTCACGAGCACGCGCGCGGCCCATGATCACTGGATCAACCGCCTCAAGATGCGATGGGTTCGACGCCAGATGCAAGTCAATCGTCTTGCCCGTCGGCGAAGTGTATGTACCCGTTGCGCCCTGGTGATACTTCACATCACCGCCGCCCAGATGGCTGCGCGGATCAACATCTTCAAACTTGGTAAAGATATCGGCAGCGCTGCGGCCGACCGTGTTCACCATCACGTTCAAACGACCGCGATGATTCATCGCAAACAGACACAGATCAACACCAAGCTCAGACGACACCTCAAAGGTGCGATCGAGATACGGAATCAGCGCAGTCAGACCTTCCAGCGAAAATCGCTTCGTGCCCAGATAACGCTGCTGAATCGTCTGTTCGAAGAGGTCAGCCTTGATGAGCTGCGTCAGCGTCTTTGCCTGTTGCTGAGGCGTCTCAACGTACTTCTGCTCCATCTTCTTCTGGAGCCAC contains the following coding sequences:
- a CDS encoding 2-oxoglutarate dehydrogenase E1 component yields the protein MATRAKASGKQAAGVATPEQDSSNPQLRTEVFEIFRRWGYLQATLDPLKQYLPQEPFPIDLPEGSDAIAEEARRYYCGNIALEFSHIASPEKREWLQKKMEQKYVETPQQQAKTLTQLIKADLFEQTIQQRYLGTKRFSLEGLTALIPYLDRTFEVSSELGVDLCLFAMNHRGRLNVMVNTVGRSAADIFTKFEDVDPRSHLGGGDVKYHQGATGTYTSPTGKTIDLHLASNPSHLEAVDPVIMGRARAREVRIGDDGVKKVLPIIIHGDAAFAGQGIWAETLDLATITGYTVGGTIQIVVNNLLGFTAEPQESNSSRFATDMAKRLPIPIFHVNAEDPDAVVRVAAIAAEYRSTFASDVVVDLIGYRRHGHSEVDDPTVTQPRRYAKIKETPVLYKSYAERIGVDATAEIKQISEKFLADQAEGKQAQHVPHLSSLPKYWDNYKGGYLPADEPTKTGLLAEEITRLTQLLLKTPEGFNIHPKIKALLKQREEMGNGAKPFDYGTAELVAYASLLEKGTPVRLSGQDSQRGTFNQRHSFFTDTETEKRWSPLQHISDKQGQFEAYNSMLSEAGVLGFEYGYARDYPEALVLWEAQFGDFANGAQIIMDQFIAAGEAKWGLLSGVVLLLPHGYEGQGPEHSSARIERYLQLCATDNMYVTQPSNAAQYFHLLRRQAMSEYRKPLIVFTPKSMLRHPDAVSPIADFGAEKFQTVLADTEAKDPRRILVCSGKIGHNLRVERAKRGDYSTAIVFVEQLYPWPEEALAKALEMYLSAEEVVWVQEEPANMGPLTYAYPLLKRTAGNRRVLRVSRSAAATPATGSAKAHDLEEKALIELALGKAKK